In a genomic window of Mucilaginibacter sp. KACC 22063:
- a CDS encoding DUF4270 family protein: protein MKFFRLDLLTLLISLFLLNSCKNEDTLGLAIDPTQQISGTLVDTATLVTTTALEDSVVTSSISNTPFAYFKDPVFGQSEANIATALNLPTTYTAPTGTVTIDSAVVVLRYANKFYGDSLTSKYKANIYQLTERPNAGLTYYNTKAWSHQSALLGSATFNARSNTRFKITDIVSGKPDTLKSVPAQIRVKIDPSFIQANLFNASSTVTGNVNLFQEATKGLYITLDKNQTGNGGRMYLQLDSSSVDVYYRNTTTSAIDTTVISLPFGHHAAEIKHTFSTTVQTALNTTTNQETVYLDGLAGTRTKISFPYLKNFLANAGSDIVLNRAELVITPLPGSGIPFNPLGQLTLYRFDIAHQRVLVPDAVGGSGSSVQDPRFIDLTSFGGYYSSTLKEYHFVITGYISDLMRGKLTDYGTYIAPIAYSPTATTATIAATPQAEGRTVAVGAVTNKASTNYPYRMKLNIIYTKSSK, encoded by the coding sequence ATGAAATTTTTCCGATTAGACTTATTGACCCTGTTAATAAGTCTTTTTCTTTTAAATAGTTGTAAAAACGAAGATACGCTTGGCCTGGCTATTGATCCAACCCAGCAAATCAGCGGTACCTTAGTGGATACAGCTACCTTAGTAACTACCACTGCTTTAGAAGACAGCGTTGTTACCTCATCTATTAGCAACACGCCGTTTGCTTATTTTAAAGACCCTGTGTTTGGACAGTCTGAAGCTAACATTGCTACAGCGCTAAACCTTCCGACCACATACACTGCACCTACCGGTACAGTAACTATCGACTCGGCTGTTGTTGTATTGCGCTATGCCAATAAGTTTTACGGCGATTCGCTTACATCAAAATATAAGGCTAATATTTATCAGCTTACAGAGCGCCCTAATGCCGGTTTAACTTATTATAATACCAAAGCGTGGTCGCATCAGTCTGCACTATTAGGCTCGGCTACTTTTAATGCGCGCAGCAACACACGCTTTAAAATAACTGATATTGTAAGCGGCAAACCCGATACACTTAAAAGTGTACCAGCACAGATCCGTGTTAAAATTGACCCTTCATTTATACAGGCCAATCTTTTTAATGCATCAAGCACAGTTACAGGTAACGTAAACTTATTTCAGGAAGCCACAAAAGGACTATACATTACCCTGGATAAAAACCAAACTGGTAACGGCGGCAGAATGTACCTTCAGCTCGACTCGAGCAGTGTTGATGTTTATTATCGCAATACAACTACATCAGCAATTGATACAACTGTCATATCATTACCTTTTGGCCATCATGCTGCTGAAATCAAACATACTTTCAGCACAACTGTACAAACTGCGCTTAACACCACCACTAACCAGGAAACTGTTTACCTTGATGGTTTAGCGGGTACGCGTACAAAAATCAGCTTCCCTTATCTTAAAAACTTTCTGGCAAATGCCGGTAGCGATATTGTGTTAAACCGCGCAGAATTGGTAATTACCCCATTGCCGGGTAGTGGTATACCATTTAATCCACTGGGCCAGCTTACACTTTACAGGTTTGATATAGCACATCAAAGGGTATTAGTACCCGATGCTGTTGGTGGTTCAGGAAGTTCTGTGCAAGACCCGCGTTTTATCGACCTGACCTCATTCGGCGGTTATTATTCAAGCACCTTAAAAGAATATCATTTTGTAATTACAGGTTACATATCTGACCTGATGCGCGGTAAGTTAACTGATTATGGAACATACATTGCTCCAATAGCATATTCACCGACTGCTACCACAGCAACTATTGCAGCTACACCACAAGCCGAAGGGCGAACCGTAGCAGTAGGAGCTGTTACCAACAAAGCTTCAACCAACTACCCCTACCGGATGAAGCTCAATATTATCTACACAAAATCAAGCAAATAA
- a CDS encoding glycogen/starch synthase, protein MGKSKLLFITHEMSPFLELTKISEITRQLPQAMQDKGFEIRILMPRFGNINERRNRLHEVIRLSGMNIIINDNDNPLIIKVASIPSARMQVYFLDNEEYFQRKHVFNDKDGKFYADNDERMIFFCKGALETVKKLGWSPDIVHCHGWMSSLVPAYLKNTYKDDPTFKNAKIVYSIYENGFKEKLADDFAQKAVMNDMNESHTELYKPGNEADLYAGAVHYSDAVVLASENIDADVLNNVKKSQKPVLEFESTSDFENYYNFYDEITNDELVNVA, encoded by the coding sequence ATGGGTAAATCTAAGCTTCTGTTTATAACTCATGAAATGTCGCCTTTCCTCGAACTCACCAAAATTTCTGAAATAACCAGGCAGTTGCCACAAGCAATGCAGGACAAAGGATTTGAAATCCGCATCCTGATGCCACGTTTTGGAAATATTAATGAACGCAGGAACCGTCTTCATGAGGTTATACGCTTGTCGGGTATGAACATTATAATTAATGACAACGATAATCCGTTGATCATTAAAGTGGCTTCAATACCCTCGGCGCGTATGCAGGTATACTTTTTAGATAATGAAGAGTATTTTCAGCGTAAGCATGTGTTTAATGATAAGGATGGGAAGTTTTATGCAGACAATGATGAGCGCATGATTTTCTTCTGTAAAGGTGCTTTGGAAACTGTGAAAAAATTAGGCTGGTCGCCTGATATTGTACATTGCCACGGCTGGATGAGCTCTTTAGTACCGGCTTATCTTAAAAACACCTACAAAGACGATCCTACTTTTAAAAATGCAAAAATCGTTTATTCGATTTACGAAAACGGCTTTAAAGAAAAATTAGCCGACGATTTTGCACAAAAAGCAGTGATGAACGATATGAACGAATCTCATACCGAGCTTTACAAGCCAGGTAACGAAGCTGACCTGTATGCAGGTGCTGTTCATTACAGTGATGCCGTAGTTTTAGCGAGTGAAAATATCGACGCTGATGTGTTAAATAATGTTAAAAAGAGCCAAAAACCGGTTCTTGAATTTGAATCTACTTCAGATTTCGAAAATTATTACAATTTTTACGACGAAATTACTAATGATGAATTAGTAAACGTTGCTTAA
- the panC gene encoding pantoate--beta-alanine ligase: MKIFNTKQALQQYLLQCRQNGKTIGLVPTMGALHNGHLSLIKQAQQKCDVTVCSIFVNPTQFTNADDLKNYPRPIEADITKLESVNCDILFNPEVTEMYAANEQWHIDLGQLEHLLEGKFRPGHYQGVTQVVYKLFDIVKPDYAFFGQKDYQQYLVIDKMVQLLNLPVKLVMCPIEREADGLAMSSRNIHLTADDHAHALVLSKALAYIKDNFNGSNLSEVTHSAGEMVRNQQGVTLEYLEIADGETLQPATDESAHLVALTAAQVGKTRLIDNMIIR, translated from the coding sequence TTGAAAATTTTCAACACCAAACAGGCGCTGCAGCAGTACCTATTGCAATGCCGGCAGAACGGTAAAACCATTGGGCTTGTGCCCACTATGGGTGCGCTTCATAACGGACATTTATCGTTGATTAAGCAAGCGCAGCAAAAATGCGACGTTACAGTTTGCAGCATATTTGTAAACCCTACCCAGTTTACAAATGCCGACGACCTTAAAAATTATCCCCGCCCTATTGAAGCTGATATCACTAAACTTGAGTCGGTAAATTGTGATATATTGTTTAATCCGGAAGTAACCGAAATGTATGCCGCTAATGAGCAATGGCATATTGACCTTGGCCAACTGGAGCACCTGCTGGAAGGCAAATTCAGACCGGGGCACTACCAGGGCGTTACACAGGTGGTTTATAAGCTGTTTGATATTGTAAAGCCTGATTATGCATTTTTTGGGCAAAAGGATTATCAGCAATACCTGGTAATTGATAAGATGGTGCAGTTGCTCAACCTGCCGGTTAAATTGGTGATGTGCCCTATAGAACGTGAAGCAGATGGCCTGGCCATGAGCTCGCGCAATATTCATTTGACGGCTGATGACCATGCCCATGCCTTGGTGCTTTCCAAAGCGCTGGCTTATATTAAAGATAATTTTAACGGCAGTAATTTGAGCGAAGTAACCCATAGTGCTGGTGAAATGGTAAGGAATCAACAAGGCGTTACGCTCGAATATCTGGAGATTGCCGATGGCGAAACCTTACAGCCTGCAACTGATGAAAGCGCTCATTTAGTTGCACTTACGGCTGCTCAGGTAGGCAAAACAAGGCTGATAGATAATATGATAATCCGCTGA
- the panD gene encoding aspartate 1-decarboxylase, with protein MIIEVLKSKIHRVKVTQAELNYVGSITIDEDLIEAANIIPNEKVQIVNNNNGARFETYVIKGERGSGIVCLNGAAARLAQVGDIVIIISYASMEMEEARKYEPILVFPDTDNKLIK; from the coding sequence ATGATTATTGAGGTTTTAAAGTCAAAAATACATCGCGTTAAAGTAACACAGGCCGAACTAAATTATGTTGGGAGTATTACTATTGACGAAGACCTGATAGAAGCAGCTAATATTATCCCTAACGAAAAGGTGCAGATTGTTAACAACAACAATGGTGCACGCTTTGAAACTTATGTGATAAAAGGCGAGCGCGGCAGCGGTATTGTATGCCTTAATGGTGCAGCAGCGCGCCTTGCACAGGTAGGCGATATAGTGATCATTATCTCTTATGCATCAATGGAAATGGAAGAGGCCCGCAAATACGAGCCAATTTTGGTTTTCCCTGATACAGATAACAAATTGATTAAGTAA
- a CDS encoding energy transducer TonB, whose translation MKFILTPALLLFVCICFAQQPIKNPHYNFFVKNDGSIVENVDSADYIRFVFEPNDGSSIYDVDEYYKKGQLRFTGKTSNINPLQLVGQATWFYENGNRKMVAAYLSNFWHGELTQFFPNGKPYITKKFVFKDGKETRTPDYRKLSDQDSLIISAYDTSGKAVVENGNGYLLRYNSAFDQIIEQDTIKNGKLDGTVKGKDLSRKISFTEQYQNGVLVSGTSIDSAGVSTNYTKRFIRPEYPGGVMEMGKFLGRNIRYPQQARLLKQHGTVLLKIVIQHNGKLKDVKVINSVVPSIDQEAIRVVQQMPDWIPGTAYGKPASFVYTLPITFKVEMYY comes from the coding sequence ATGAAATTTATACTTACTCCTGCCTTATTACTGTTTGTGTGCATTTGTTTTGCACAACAGCCTATTAAAAATCCACACTATAATTTCTTTGTTAAGAACGACGGCAGCATTGTAGAAAATGTTGACAGTGCGGATTATATCCGGTTTGTATTTGAGCCAAACGATGGCTCGAGCATCTATGATGTAGATGAATACTACAAAAAGGGACAACTGCGATTCACTGGTAAAACTTCAAATATTAATCCCTTGCAGCTGGTTGGGCAGGCAACATGGTTTTATGAAAACGGTAACCGAAAAATGGTGGCTGCTTATCTGAGTAATTTTTGGCACGGCGAGTTAACACAGTTTTTTCCTAACGGTAAGCCCTATATCACAAAGAAATTTGTTTTTAAGGATGGTAAAGAAACCCGTACTCCGGACTATAGAAAACTGTCAGATCAGGATTCATTAATCATATCTGCTTATGATACCAGCGGCAAAGCGGTGGTTGAAAATGGTAACGGATATCTTTTAAGGTATAATAGTGCCTTTGACCAGATAATAGAACAAGACACCATTAAAAATGGGAAACTTGATGGTACTGTGAAAGGGAAAGATTTATCTCGTAAAATTAGCTTTACAGAACAATATCAAAATGGAGTATTAGTTTCGGGCACATCTATAGATTCGGCAGGTGTATCAACAAATTATACAAAAAGATTTATCCGGCCAGAATATCCGGGTGGTGTAATGGAAATGGGTAAATTCTTAGGTAGAAATATCAGGTACCCTCAACAAGCACGTTTACTTAAGCAGCATGGTACTGTCTTGCTTAAAATAGTTATTCAGCATAACGGAAAGCTTAAGGATGTTAAGGTGATAAATTCGGTAGTGCCATCAATTGATCAGGAAGCTATTAGGGTGGTGCAGCAAATGCCCGACTGGATACCTGGAACAGCTTACGGAAAGCCGGCCAGTTTCGTTTATACTTTGCCAATCACATTTAAAGTAGAGATGTACTATTAG
- the carB gene encoding carbamoyl-phosphate synthase large subunit, translating into MPKDTSIKSVLIIGSGPIIIGQACEFDYSGSQAALSLKEEGIEVSIINSNPATIMTDKVIGDHVYLLPLTCESIEQILQEQHIDAVLPTMGGQTALNLCKEAEERGIWQKYNVKVVGVDVDAIEKTENREAFRQLMVDINVGVAKSKIANSFLEGKEAAQLIGFPLVIRPSYTLGGKGAGFVHKKEDFDAALSRGLQASPTHEVLVEQAVLGWKEYELELLRDNNDNVIIICSIENFDPMGIHTGDSITVAPAMTLSDRCYQEMRNQAIRMMRAIGNFAGGCNVQFSVNPADESIIAIEINPRVSRSSALASKATGYPIAKIAAKLAIGYNLDEIENQITKTTSAYFEPTLDYVIVKIPRWNFDKFKGANKELGLQMKSVGEVMGIGRSFTEALQKACQSLEIGRAGLGADGRQNRNLDEIMQSLEHPSWDRLFHIYDALSLGVPIESVRKATKIDRWFLNQIQELVSLETELRRYSVSNIPEEFFFTLKQKGFSDVQIAWILGGNTTEEDVYKRRKELNINRVYKMVDTCAAEFQAQTPYYYSTYEGENESIVSDKKKILVLGSGPNRIGQGIEFDYSCVHGLLAAKEAGYEAIMVNCNPETVSTDFNMADKLYFEPIFWEHVREIIELEKPEGVIVQLGGQTALKMAEKLHEHGIKIIGTSFDSMDIAEDRGRFSDLLKDLGIPYPKYGVAESAEEAIEVAHEVGYPVLVRPSYVLGGQGMSIVINDEDLEKAVVNLLRNLPGNRVLIDHFLDRAAEAESDSICDGEDVHIIGMMEHIEPAGIHSGDSSAVLPPFDLSESVIQQMEEYTIKLAKALNVRGLLNIQFAIKNDKVYVIEANPRASRTVPFIAKAYDVPYINIAAKVMMGVNKLKDFTIERKLKGYAIKEPVFSFDKFPEVNKELGPEMKSTGEAIRFIPDLHDPYFVKLYKEKSMYLSK; encoded by the coding sequence ATGCCAAAAGACACCTCCATCAAATCAGTTTTAATTATTGGTTCCGGTCCTATTATTATCGGACAAGCATGCGAGTTTGACTACTCGGGATCACAGGCAGCTTTATCGCTGAAAGAAGAAGGCATCGAGGTGTCTATCATCAACAGCAACCCGGCTACCATCATGACCGATAAAGTTATCGGCGACCATGTTTACCTGCTACCCCTAACCTGCGAAAGTATTGAGCAGATTTTGCAGGAACAGCACATTGACGCTGTACTGCCAACCATGGGTGGCCAAACTGCCTTAAACCTTTGTAAAGAAGCCGAAGAACGCGGCATCTGGCAAAAGTATAATGTTAAGGTAGTAGGTGTTGACGTTGATGCCATTGAAAAGACCGAAAACCGCGAGGCTTTCCGCCAGTTGATGGTCGACATTAATGTAGGCGTTGCCAAATCAAAAATTGCAAATTCATTTTTAGAAGGAAAAGAAGCTGCACAGCTGATCGGCTTTCCGCTGGTTATCCGCCCAAGCTATACCCTGGGTGGTAAAGGTGCAGGTTTCGTACATAAAAAAGAAGATTTCGATGCAGCACTGAGCCGCGGTTTACAAGCATCGCCAACCCACGAGGTTTTGGTTGAGCAAGCGGTATTAGGCTGGAAAGAATACGAGCTGGAGTTATTACGTGACAACAATGATAACGTAATCATCATCTGCTCTATCGAAAACTTTGACCCAATGGGTATCCATACCGGCGACTCGATCACCGTGGCGCCAGCCATGACACTGAGCGACCGTTGCTATCAGGAGATGCGTAACCAGGCTATCCGCATGATGCGAGCCATCGGTAACTTTGCAGGTGGCTGTAACGTGCAGTTTTCGGTTAACCCGGCTGACGAGTCAATCATTGCTATCGAGATTAACCCGCGTGTATCACGTTCATCAGCATTAGCGTCAAAAGCTACAGGTTACCCGATTGCAAAAATTGCCGCTAAACTGGCGATAGGTTACAACCTTGACGAAATAGAAAACCAGATCACCAAAACAACATCGGCTTACTTTGAGCCTACTTTAGATTATGTGATCGTTAAGATCCCTCGCTGGAACTTTGATAAATTTAAAGGCGCCAATAAAGAGCTTGGCCTGCAAATGAAATCTGTAGGTGAGGTAATGGGTATTGGCCGCAGCTTTACCGAAGCTTTACAGAAAGCCTGCCAGAGCCTTGAAATAGGCCGGGCCGGTTTAGGTGCCGATGGCCGCCAGAACCGTAACCTGGACGAGATTATGCAAAGCCTTGAGCATCCAAGTTGGGACAGGTTGTTCCACATTTATGATGCCCTGAGCCTGGGTGTGCCAATTGAGTCGGTGCGTAAAGCAACTAAAATCGACCGCTGGTTCCTGAACCAGATACAAGAGCTGGTAAGCCTGGAAACAGAATTACGCCGTTACTCGGTTAGCAACATCCCTGAAGAATTCTTCTTTACTTTAAAGCAGAAAGGTTTCTCTGACGTACAGATCGCCTGGATTTTAGGCGGTAACACTACCGAAGAGGATGTATACAAACGCCGTAAAGAATTAAATATCAACCGCGTTTACAAAATGGTTGATACCTGCGCAGCAGAGTTCCAGGCACAAACGCCTTACTATTACTCAACTTACGAAGGTGAGAATGAGTCTATAGTTAGCGATAAGAAAAAGATCCTGGTATTAGGATCAGGGCCTAACCGTATCGGCCAGGGTATCGAGTTTGACTATAGCTGTGTACACGGCCTATTAGCTGCCAAAGAAGCTGGTTACGAAGCGATCATGGTTAACTGTAACCCTGAAACCGTATCGACCGACTTTAACATGGCCGATAAGTTATACTTCGAGCCAATCTTCTGGGAACATGTACGTGAGATTATCGAACTTGAAAAACCTGAAGGTGTTATCGTTCAATTAGGTGGCCAGACTGCCCTTAAAATGGCAGAAAAGCTGCATGAGCATGGCATTAAGATCATCGGAACTTCGTTCGATAGCATGGATATTGCCGAAGACCGTGGCCGTTTCTCTGACTTGCTAAAAGACTTAGGCATCCCTTACCCTAAATATGGTGTTGCCGAAAGTGCTGAAGAAGCAATTGAAGTAGCACACGAAGTTGGTTACCCGGTGCTTGTTCGCCCAAGTTATGTATTAGGCGGACAGGGCATGAGCATTGTAATCAACGATGAAGACCTGGAGAAAGCCGTAGTTAACCTGCTACGTAACCTTCCGGGAAACCGTGTACTGATTGACCACTTCCTTGACCGTGCTGCAGAGGCCGAGTCTGACTCGATCTGTGACGGTGAGGATGTACATATCATCGGTATGATGGAGCACATTGAACCTGCGGGTATCCACTCCGGCGACTCGTCTGCTGTATTACCTCCGTTCGACCTGAGCGAAAGCGTGATTCAGCAAATGGAAGAATACACCATTAAACTGGCTAAGGCATTAAATGTACGCGGCTTGTTAAACATACAATTCGCTATCAAAAATGATAAGGTGTATGTAATTGAGGCTAACCCTCGTGCATCGCGTACGGTGCCTTTCATCGCCAAAGCATACGATGTGCCTTATATAAACATTGCTGCAAAAGTAATGATGGGTGTTAACAAGCTTAAAGACTTCACAATCGAACGTAAATTGAAGGGTTATGCCATTAAAGAACCGGTGTTCTCTTTTGATAAGTTCCCTGAGGTAAATAAAGAGCTTGGCCCAGAAATGAAATCAACAGGTGAAGCTATCCGCTTTATTCCTGATCTGCACGACCCATACTTTGTTAAATTATACAAAGAAAAATCAATGTACTTGAGCAAGTAA
- the radA gene encoding DNA repair protein RadA, which produces MAKTKTTYFCQSCGYESPKWLGKCPSCMQWNTFVEEIIEKPNAAIPDWKNTGGSGSSSTLQRANKAIEVANIKVEEEHRYITPDQEFNRVLGGGIVDGSLILIGGEPGIGKSTLMLQLALNMPNLRVLYVSGEESEKQIKMRAERLTPQSPKGEAPVSVTIPPSGGRGAGCFILTETSTQNIFKQIEQLEPELVVIDSIQTLYSSHIESTPGSVSQVRECTAELLRFAKESGTPVILIGHITKDGMIAGPKILEHMVDTVLQFEGDRHHVYRIIRAIKNRFGSAAELGIYEMLGAGLREVSNPSEILLSQRDEPLSGITISATLEGMRPMLIETQALVSPSPYGTPQRSATGFDTKRMNMLLAVLEKRCGFKLGAKDVFLNITGGIRVEDPAIDLGLAAAIISSHEDMPIPVKTCFAGELGLSGEVRAVNRVEQRIAEAQKLGFEKIFISKYNLPSAKNDKRQIDLSRFSIEIVPVANIEEVFGLLFG; this is translated from the coding sequence GTGGCTAAAACCAAAACAACATATTTCTGCCAGAGCTGCGGATACGAGTCGCCCAAGTGGCTGGGTAAATGCCCATCGTGCATGCAATGGAACACCTTTGTAGAAGAAATTATAGAGAAACCCAATGCTGCCATTCCCGACTGGAAAAACACTGGCGGCAGCGGAAGTTCATCTACGCTGCAACGGGCTAACAAAGCCATTGAAGTAGCTAACATTAAAGTTGAGGAAGAGCACCGTTACATTACACCCGACCAGGAATTTAACCGTGTGTTAGGTGGTGGTATTGTTGATGGTTCATTGATACTTATCGGCGGGGAGCCTGGTATTGGTAAATCAACGCTGATGCTTCAACTGGCACTTAATATGCCTAACCTGCGCGTGCTTTATGTATCGGGAGAAGAAAGCGAGAAGCAGATTAAAATGCGCGCGGAGCGCTTAACCCCTCAATCCCCTAAAGGGGAAGCTCCTGTAAGTGTTACAATTCCCCCTTCAGGGGGAAGGGGGGCTGGCTGCTTCATCCTTACCGAAACTTCAACGCAAAACATCTTTAAACAGATAGAACAGCTGGAACCGGAGCTGGTGGTTATCGACTCGATACAGACGCTTTACTCGTCGCATATCGAATCAACTCCGGGTAGCGTATCGCAGGTGCGCGAATGTACTGCCGAGCTTTTACGCTTTGCCAAAGAGAGCGGAACACCTGTAATCCTGATAGGCCATATTACTAAAGACGGCATGATTGCAGGGCCTAAGATACTGGAGCACATGGTTGATACTGTTTTGCAGTTTGAAGGCGACAGGCACCACGTATACCGCATTATAAGGGCTATTAAAAACCGCTTTGGTTCCGCAGCAGAACTGGGCATTTATGAAATGCTCGGCGCTGGCCTGCGCGAGGTATCTAATCCGTCAGAGATCTTACTATCACAGCGCGACGAACCATTGAGCGGCATTACCATATCGGCCACGCTGGAAGGTATGCGCCCTATGCTGATAGAAACACAAGCGCTGGTAAGCCCATCACCATATGGTACGCCTCAACGTTCGGCAACCGGTTTTGACACTAAACGCATGAATATGCTACTGGCTGTGTTAGAGAAACGCTGTGGCTTTAAGCTTGGCGCTAAAGACGTTTTTCTGAACATTACGGGCGGTATACGTGTAGAAGACCCGGCTATTGACTTAGGATTGGCCGCTGCCATTATATCATCGCATGAGGATATGCCTATACCTGTTAAAACCTGCTTTGCGGGCGAATTAGGTTTATCCGGCGAGGTACGTGCCGTTAACCGGGTAGAGCAGCGTATTGCCGAAGCCCAAAAACTTGGCTTCGAAAAGATCTTTATCTCCAAATATAACCTGCCATCGGCTAAGAACGATAAAAGGCAGATCGACCTTTCTCGTTTTAGTATTGAAATTGTGCCGGTAGCCAATATCGAAGAGGTATTCGGCTTATTATTTGGATAA
- a CDS encoding Rne/Rng family ribonuclease has protein sequence MVKELIIDSSPNGATIALLQDKQLVELHKEQVTNNYTVGDIYLGRIKKIMPGLNAAFVDVGYEKDAFLHYLDLGPQVQSLLKLTKQVRGGSYQSKLLDIFKPEADISKSGKISEVLAKNQLIPVQIAKEPISTKGPRLSSDLSIAGRYVVLVPFSEAISISKKIKSNTERTRLRKIVEGIKPQHFGVIIRTVSEDKGVTELQKDLLDLIAKWETFVTRLPATEPSKKVLGEIDRTSTLLRDILNPDFQHIYVNDSSIYEEVKSYVHEISPDLENIVRLHKHREPIFEHHGVEKQIKSAFGKTVNLAGGAYLVIEHTEALHVVDVNSGNRTANKENQEENALQVNKEAAREIARQLRLRDMGGIVVIDFIDMHKPANRKELFDYLREEMAHDRAKHTILPPSKFGLVQITRQRVRPEMNIVTSEVCPTCHGTGVIRPSILLLDDIENNFNYILVEQNEKNITLCVHPYIEAYIKKGIVTRQFKWYFKYGQWIKVKSNPSYQITEFHFFSEKDEEIKL, from the coding sequence TTGGTAAAAGAATTAATTATCGATTCATCCCCAAACGGGGCTACTATTGCTTTATTACAGGATAAACAACTTGTAGAACTTCATAAAGAGCAGGTTACCAACAATTATACTGTTGGAGACATTTATTTAGGGCGTATTAAAAAAATTATGCCCGGCTTAAATGCTGCCTTTGTGGATGTTGGTTACGAGAAGGATGCTTTTTTGCATTACCTTGACCTGGGGCCGCAAGTACAAAGCCTGCTTAAATTAACCAAGCAGGTACGCGGTGGAAGCTACCAATCTAAACTGCTCGACATTTTTAAACCCGAGGCTGATATCAGCAAATCAGGAAAAATTTCTGAGGTGCTGGCAAAAAATCAGCTGATACCGGTACAGATTGCCAAAGAACCCATTTCAACAAAGGGGCCGCGCTTAAGCTCAGACCTGTCAATTGCAGGGCGCTATGTAGTGCTGGTACCGTTCTCTGAAGCTATTTCTATCTCTAAAAAGATAAAAAGCAATACAGAACGTACCCGACTGCGTAAAATAGTTGAAGGCATTAAGCCACAGCACTTTGGTGTTATCATCCGTACCGTATCTGAGGATAAAGGTGTAACTGAACTGCAAAAGGACCTGTTGGACCTGATAGCCAAGTGGGAAACATTTGTTACCCGCCTGCCGGCCACAGAGCCTTCGAAAAAAGTACTGGGTGAGATTGACCGCACATCAACACTGCTGCGCGATATTTTAAACCCCGACTTTCAGCACATTTATGTGAATGATTCTTCGATATATGAAGAAGTAAAATCATATGTGCATGAGATTTCGCCCGACCTGGAAAATATCGTTCGCCTGCATAAGCATCGCGAACCGATATTTGAACATCACGGCGTAGAAAAGCAGATCAAATCGGCATTTGGAAAAACAGTTAATCTTGCGGGCGGCGCTTACCTGGTTATTGAGCATACAGAAGCCCTGCACGTTGTTGACGTGAACAGCGGTAACCGTACTGCCAACAAAGAGAACCAGGAAGAGAACGCACTGCAGGTTAATAAAGAGGCAGCACGCGAAATAGCACGCCAGTTAAGGCTGCGCGATATGGGTGGCATTGTGGTTATCGACTTTATAGATATGCACAAACCGGCCAATCGTAAAGAGCTTTTTGATTATCTCAGGGAAGAGATGGCACATGACAGGGCCAAGCATACGATACTGCCGCCAAGCAAATTTGGCCTGGTGCAGATCACCCGTCAGCGTGTACGCCCCGAGATGAACATTGTAACCAGCGAAGTTTGCCCTACCTGTCATGGTACAGGTGTGATCAGGCCAAGTATCTTATTGCTCGATGATATTGAAAATAATTTCAATTATATATTAGTTGAGCAAAACGAAAAGAACATTACCCTGTGTGTACACCCTTACATTGAGGCGTACATTAAAAAAGGAATAGTAACACGCCAGTTTAAATGGTATTTTAAATATGGCCAGTGGATAAAGGTTAAAAGTAACCCATCCTATCAAATTACAGAGTTTCATTTCTTCTCAGAAAAAGACGAAGAGATCAAGCTTTAA